GTCGATCCCCGTAGCCGGCCAGCCGAACCACGCTGTACCGAGCACCTCTCCCCAGTCCGGCCGCTTCAGGAGGCTGCTCCATGTTGATCGACATGCCGAGAGTTCAACCCCATGACAGCGAGGCCGAGCAAGCGATACTAGGCGCCATCCTGCTCGATGCTGCTGCTCTGGCACCGGCTCAAGAGCTCTTGACCCCCAGCGACTTCTACGACTCCCGGCATCAGCGGATTTTTCAAGCTATGGGCGATCTCGCCAAGCGCGGGGAAGACATCGACCTGATCACACTGGGTCATGCGCTTGAAACCAATGGCGCCCTGTCCAACATCGGGGGTCGTGGTACCCTCGCCGAACTCCTCACCGTCGTTGCAACTTCGGCCAATGTTGCGCATCACTGCCGGATTATTCGAAATCATGCCATCCGTCGACGGTTGATTGCACTCGCCTATGAGATCAATCAGCGGGCCTACAGTAAGGACGCCCTTGAGCCTCTCCTGCGGGAAGCGGAACGGGCGCTGTTCCAGGCCGGTTCTTCAGATCGTTCGTGGTGCTCCCTGGCTGAGCTGGCCAACGAAACGGCGGACTACGTCGACCGAGTCAGCAAGCAGAAAGATCACCTCATCGGTATTCCGACGGGATTTGCCGCGATTGATACCTTGCTCGGGGGATGGCAGCGCTCCGACTTGGTGGTGATCGCTGCTCGCACTAGCATGGGAAAAACAAGCTTCGTTTTGGGCTCAGCCCTGGCCGCAGCGCAGGCCGGGTGTCATGTCGGCGTGTTGTCTCTCGAGATGTCTCGGTTGCAAATCGGGCTTCGCTTGCACGGGATGGGAGCACCGATTGATGTCCATGCTCTTAAGACTGGCACACTGAGTTCAGAGGGCTGGCGGTGCTTCGCCAATACTGCCCAACAATTCGCACAACTCCCATTCTGGGTCGATGACTCCTCGGTACTCACCGTTGACCAGTTATCCGCAAAAGCTCGACGGCTGAAAGCAACGAAGGGATTGGATCTCTTGGTGGTTGACTATCTCCAGCTTCTCTCGCTGTCAAAAGCGGAGACGCGGCAACAAGGCATTGCGGATGCGTCACGACGGCTCAAGCTCCTGGCGAAAGAGCTGGATATCCCGGTCTTGGCCCTCTCTCAGCTTTCTCGGGAGAGCGAGCGACGAGACGACAAGCGCCCGGTGCTCTCCGACCTTCGAGACTCGGGAGCCATCGAGCAGGATGCCGATGTCGTACTGTTTCTCTACCGGCATGAAGTCTATGAGCGTGACACCGAGGAGAAGGGCATAGCCGAGGTGCTGATCCGGAAGCATCGCAACGGTCCCATTGGAGACCGGCGACTTAAGTTCGTTGATCGGTATGCACGGTTTGAGGATTTAGGAATCGAGTAAGCATGCTCACTGTGACGGCTCACACAGGTGCTCTAAATGTCGCCAAGGGGCAGGAGCCCTGCCCCGAGCAAGGCCTGTCCTCGGAGACTTGGCCCCCCGATGTCTTTAACACCGTGATCGAGCTGCTCTCCGAGATCCTCGTACGGGAATACCAGTCAACCCACTCAACCGGTTCCGCTCCATGCTTGACATTTTCTAAGCCTCAACGGCATCGTCCAAGCTCAACGGAGGCATTCAGGGCTTAACATGCATGCGGCTGTGTACGCGAGAAAATCAACCGAACAAACCGGCGTCGCCGCCGAAGCGCGCTCAGTGACCCGTCAGATTGAAAACGCCAAGGCATACGCTGCGAAGAACGGCTGGACGGTCTCTGACGGCCATGTTTACGTTGATGACGGGGTCAGCGGCGCCGAATTTGTGAAACGACCAGGATTCTTGCGACTCATGAATGCGCTCAAACCCCACCCACCCTTTCAGATCCTTGTCATGTCCGAGGAATCGCGATTAGGCCGTGAAGCCATTCAAGTCGGGTATGCCTTCCAACAGATCGTCGATGCTGGCGTTCGCATTTTCTTCTATCTCACCAACCAGGAACGGAAACTTGATAGCGCAACGGACAAAATGATGCTGGCTCTCACGAACTTCGCCTCAGAGTTTGAACGAGAGAAAGCGAGTCAACGCACTCACGATGCCATGCTGCGCAAGGCCAAAAGTCTTTACGTCACCGGCAACAAGATTTATGGGTATGACAATTTGCCCGTCTATGGCACGGACCGGAACGCAGATGGAAGCCTCAGACGGCAACATGTCGTGCGCAAGATCAATCCTGAACAGTCACGCATCGTGGTTCAGATTTTTGAGCGCTATGCTTCAGGGTTCGGCCTTGCTGCCATTGCAAAGGTCCTCAATAAGGATCATGTTGCCCCGCCCATGGGTGGACGCCTCGGTTGGTGTCCAACGGCCATCCGTGAGCTCCTTCGACGGGATCTTTATCGAGGCATCGTATGGTGGAACAGGACACAGACGATCCAGCGAGGCGGTACCAGGGCGCGGCGCCAACGTCCAGAATCCGACTGGCTCCGTCTTGAGGCTCCGGAACTGCGTATCGTCTCGGATGTGTTGTGGGGACAGGTTGAAGCCAGGCGAAGTAAGAACGCGGCCGCCTACCAACGTGAACCGCAAGGAAGACTCGTCTCGCGTCCCACAGGCGAGGACCAGCACAGCGCATATCTCTTGAGCAGTCTCGCCAAGTGTGTCACCTGCGGGGGGTCGATCGTCGCGATTAAGAAAGGCCCGCACGGGCGGTCAGGAAGCACCGTCTACCGATGCTCGTATTATCACAAGCGGGGTCCCGCGATCTGTTCGAATGCGGTCTCACTCCGCCAAGACCTGCTTGATTCCGCCATTTTACACGCCATGAACGAGGCCATTGACGAACGGGTCCTGACAGCCTCGGGTGCACGGGCTCTGGAGAAGCTTCGATCCAACCAAGATCGATTCCCCGATCAGCGTACCGCCCTCTTCAGAGAACTGTCTCTGATTGAGACTCGACTTCATCACCTGGTGGAATTAATCGCGACCGGCCAGGGAACTCCGACTGTCGTGCGCTCCCTTCATCAAGAGGAAGAACATAAGCTGGCTCTGACCAAAGAGCTTGATCATCTTCAAGGGCTTACCACCACCGTCTCTCTGGATGAAAAGCGGATTACAAAGCGATTACGAGAAGAACTGTGCAGTCTCCCGTCGTTATTGGGTCGGCATGTCTCTCTGGCCCGCCAGATGCTTAGAAAGCTCCTGGACGGACATATTCTGTGTGAGCCAGTGCTGGAGGATGGGAAACCCGGCTACCGCTTCACGGCAACCGGGACATTTGACCGCTTGTTGACCGGCACGAGCCTGATCAACCATGGTGGTGGAGGCGAGGGGAGTTGAACCCCTGTCCGAAGATCGTCAGTGCACTGTGTCTACATGTGTAGCCGACAATTTAAGGTTCGCAGCCATCCACGCCTATCGGCAGGCTTAGAACAGCCGCTAGCCCAGAACATTCTCGTCCTCAGCCGCTGAGCACCGACCTTGGACCAGCCCGCTGCATCACGCCATTCCACCCCCGCGGGCCTCAGATGGAACGACGTCTCAGCCTAAATTAGGCTGCGAGTGCCAGTTCTTGATTGGCAGTTGCGTTTTCTCGGACTTTTACGAGTTCCCGAGAGCTCGACATGCGACAGTGACCTCAGTATCCCCGTCGAAACCGGTCGCCCCCTTTGTTCAGGTTGTTGGAAATGACCGCCGGCTGCGTTCTCGCTTCGCTCAACGCCTCAACGCACTAAGAAGCACGCCTCAGCATCTCGCTCGCTGCGGCCTTGCTGGACAGCCATTTTGAACAACCTGCCATGATGGAAGGTTCTTCAGACCGTTCCAGCCTCATCTCTAGATACTCATCATACCGCATAGGTCAAGAGACCGCCACCGCTCACTTTCTAAGTCTTCTATTCATCAAGGCTCGGGCGGACAAGGTAGGGCCCATAGTGAAAGGCAAAGAGGAGATAGGCTCCGCTCCAGCCGAGCGCGGACAACCCAAGCATCGTATGGGTCAGGGGCGTGGGCGTCGCCGAGTTCGGAGCAAAGATCCTCAATAGCGCTCCAATATTGATCAGCAGATAGATGACCACAGTGAGTCGGTCCGCATGGCGTACTCGTCCCGTGTGGCCGAGACTGGCACGGGTCATGACCGCCAACGTCATGGTGCCCATCGCGCCAGTGGTAAGAAGATGAACGGCATTCTCGGGAGAAAACCCAATGCCCAGAATCGAGGCACCCAGAGCTATCAAGAATAATCCAACCCACCCATATCCGACGTGCAGAATCAGCACGAGCGGCTCTTGCCAGGTCCGCCATCCCCTCCAACGCAGGAGACGCACCACACTCGCCACCCCGGCCACCAGCAGCATGGTTCCCGTCCACAGCGTTTCTGGCTGCGCGACCCAGCTCATAACGCCCACGAGGACCAGCACCATCGCTACGCCATCAACCCGAGAGAACACATCAGGCAGTCCCGTCATGTGTCGTTCTGTCATGAATTCTCGGGTAAAGGTCGGGGCAAGGCGCCCACCGATGATCGTCAGCAACAGTGTCATGACGGAGAGTGCCAGACGCTCTGGAAAGTCAGTCGGCCTGCCCTGTAATGCAGAGAGGTGAAAGAGCATGTTTGCGCAAGCAAAAAAACTGACCAGTATACCGATCGGCGCACGATCCCAGGTTCGAGCAGCAATGATTTCCCGCCAAACATAAGCGGCCAGGATGACCAAGAACGCTCCGTCAACACCCGCCGTAATGGGACCTCCAGCCACCAGCACAGTGACGAGCAGCCGCCCTGCCAGCCACAGCAGAAACAGCAACAGCAACGGGACCCCCCTAAGGGGCATGCGGTCCGTCCAGTTGGGCATGGCCGTCAGCAGAAATCCGGCGATCAATGCCGACAAATACCCGAACAGCATTTCGTGCACGTGCCACTCACGAGCAGGATAGAGAAACTCCGCTTGCATACGGCCCGCGAATACAGCGACCCAGGCAAGAACCACCAAACCGGCGAACAACGCCGCGCCTAAAAAGAATGGACGAAACCCGTACGACAGAAACGCCGGTCCCTCGTAACGGGGAAATGTCGGCTCGTCGTCTTCTTGCTGCGCAGCTGGAACCGGCTGGTGAATGACCGGGATCTCTTTCGATGACATAGCAACAGATTCTCCTGTGCAGATTAGCGGCCTGTCAACCGAGTGCCGGAGCACATGAACAGGTCGGCTCTCATCCCAGGCGGTTAAGAAACCGTTTTGAGGCGGGGTAGGTGTTCCAGAGCAGTTCGAGTGTGATGGAGGTCAACAGCGCCGCAAGTGTTGCAGGTTTCTCCTCGGTTTTGGATAGAGGCTCTTGCCCCCTCAGGCGTTTCCATTCTTCATGTAAGGTGGTGTGGTGTTTCGAGACCAAAGTGTTCACCTTCTCGACCCAGAACCGAGGATTTTCTGGATCCATCACGTACTCTCCCTGGCCTCGGCCGAAATGGGCAATAGCCAGATATCGGACAATGACGTCTTGCACCAGCACATTCAGATATTCATTCGACCACGTTACCGGGGTCGGTGTACGCACTGCCTGCCGGTCCGCCCAGGCTTCCCCTCCGAAAAACCCAAGCACGCCTCCCACCACTGCCCCGGCGACCGTGAACAGCCCCATACTGACTCCACCCGTCGCCGCATCAAGGTGGAGCCCGGCATAGGCCCCGCTGGTCAATGCACCACCGATTCCGCCAATGGCTGTACCGCTGAGAGTCGCATCGCCACGGCCCTGCGAGCCTCGTTGGACTTCGACGTGTTCCATCCTGGCCTGGATGACACCAATCGCATCCCCTTCCAGGCCATGCAGAGCAATGACGGCTTTCGTTGTCACGCCAACCTCGTTCACCAAGTCCTTCAAGAGACTATCGACCGCCTGTTGCTTCTGAACATCCATTGGTGAGCCGTCAGCCCCCGTCATCACCCGTGACCTCGCCGCGTGTGACACCAGCATCGTCCACTGTTCCATCGACGCATGGAAGACGGCCAGATTCGCATTCTGCCAGGCGGTGAACAATCGATTCATGAGGGAGCGGTCACGAGAGGGGAGCAGTGATTGAATGGTCTCGAACAGCATCCCTTCCTGAACCCAACAGCGGCTGAATGCATCCAGGCTATGGACACCTTTGACGAATCCATATCGGGCGAAGTAGTCCTTCCAGGGTTGCTCAAGACGTTGCTGTTCGTCACGGTCCCGGGGGCGGCCGGTTTGATTGAGGAGAACGACGACGGGTTTCTCGATCCATTCAAGCAGCTGTAGTTCCGGCGCGATGTACCCGGCCATGCTCGGCTCCTCGGCCGCATTCACCAGATAGAGGACGATGTCCGCCTCTTGCTGGACGTTCAACACCGCCTGTTGCGCACACCATGAAGGCCGATCGCGAAATCGATCCCACACTTCCGTCAAAATGCGAACGATCGGATTCTTGGCCCCCTGTAACCGAGAAAGAATCTTTTGACAGTTGGGAAACCCTGGCGTGTCCCAGAGCTGCAGCGACTCCCCTGCGTCCGTTTCCAGCACCGTGTATTTTTGGTTTTCGAGCGTGACATGCGCGCGATCTGCGACGAGGCCGATATCTTTCCGGAGCAGCGTTCTGGCCAGCGTAGTCTTCCCGATATTCGTATGAGAAATCAGGGAGAGGGCAATCTGGGATTTTTTGACCGTCATCGTGCCTCCCGAAAATCACCGGGCCATAAACAGTCGGGCAAGGCTCGCAGTTCCTGATCCGGAGGGCCGGAAGGATCTCGGTATGTGAGAGCTTGCAATCCACACCCTTTCACCAGCGCCGCCCAAGATTGGCACCTCTCTCTTAAACGCTTCTCATGATCGATCTGCGCATAGGCTTCGCAATCCAGGACAACCAACAACATGTTCGGTCGTCCTCTTCCTCGGATCGTTGCTTTCAATTCCTCCAAAAATTCACTGTGCGTTTCCTCGGGAGCCTGAGCCACGTTGAACAGGACGACCGCACACAGGCTTCGAGCAGAGTCGTCCGGAAAATGTGGATGGTGCTCACCATAGGGAACCGAGCTCCCGATATGGATGTCCGCCAGAACACCGAAGGTATCGCTGAGGAATGTCAGCAGTCGATCATCGGCCTCCTTCACACGATGGCTATAGGCCAGCACTTCCACGAACAGCCCTTTCCCACGATAGGGATTCAGCAAACGCTGAAAATACGGCTCATGAATCGGCAGACGGACATCGGCAGCCAGACGGGTCTTGCGAAACCAAGCCATCACGGCTAACAGCGTTCGTGGGAGGACAATGAGCAGCACCGTCGTCATCGCCCAGAAATGAATCCAGATGGCCGCATTGGCCCTGGCCGTGCCTCGCAACTCGGTGATGACCTCTACACTCGGCATTGGAATCTTCAACAG
This portion of the Nitrospira sp. genome encodes:
- the dnaB gene encoding replicative DNA helicase → MLIDMPRVQPHDSEAEQAILGAILLDAAALAPAQELLTPSDFYDSRHQRIFQAMGDLAKRGEDIDLITLGHALETNGALSNIGGRGTLAELLTVVATSANVAHHCRIIRNHAIRRRLIALAYEINQRAYSKDALEPLLREAERALFQAGSSDRSWCSLAELANETADYVDRVSKQKDHLIGIPTGFAAIDTLLGGWQRSDLVVIAARTSMGKTSFVLGSALAAAQAGCHVGVLSLEMSRLQIGLRLHGMGAPIDVHALKTGTLSSEGWRCFANTAQQFAQLPFWVDDSSVLTVDQLSAKARRLKATKGLDLLVVDYLQLLSLSKAETRQQGIADASRRLKLLAKELDIPVLALSQLSRESERRDDKRPVLSDLRDSGAIEQDADVVLFLYRHEVYERDTEEKGIAEVLIRKHRNGPIGDRRLKFVDRYARFEDLGIE
- a CDS encoding recombinase family protein; amino-acid sequence: MHAAVYARKSTEQTGVAAEARSVTRQIENAKAYAAKNGWTVSDGHVYVDDGVSGAEFVKRPGFLRLMNALKPHPPFQILVMSEESRLGREAIQVGYAFQQIVDAGVRIFFYLTNQERKLDSATDKMMLALTNFASEFEREKASQRTHDAMLRKAKSLYVTGNKIYGYDNLPVYGTDRNADGSLRRQHVVRKINPEQSRIVVQIFERYASGFGLAAIAKVLNKDHVAPPMGGRLGWCPTAIRELLRRDLYRGIVWWNRTQTIQRGGTRARRQRPESDWLRLEAPELRIVSDVLWGQVEARRSKNAAAYQREPQGRLVSRPTGEDQHSAYLLSSLAKCVTCGGSIVAIKKGPHGRSGSTVYRCSYYHKRGPAICSNAVSLRQDLLDSAILHAMNEAIDERVLTASGARALEKLRSNQDRFPDQRTALFRELSLIETRLHHLVELIATGQGTPTVVRSLHQEEEHKLALTKELDHLQGLTTTVSLDEKRITKRLREELCSLPSLLGRHVSLARQMLRKLLDGHILCEPVLEDGKPGYRFTATGTFDRLLTGTSLINHGGGGEGS
- a CDS encoding NnrS family protein; translation: MSSKEIPVIHQPVPAAQQEDDEPTFPRYEGPAFLSYGFRPFFLGAALFAGLVVLAWVAVFAGRMQAEFLYPAREWHVHEMLFGYLSALIAGFLLTAMPNWTDRMPLRGVPLLLLFLLWLAGRLLVTVLVAGGPITAGVDGAFLVILAAYVWREIIAARTWDRAPIGILVSFFACANMLFHLSALQGRPTDFPERLALSVMTLLLTIIGGRLAPTFTREFMTERHMTGLPDVFSRVDGVAMVLVLVGVMSWVAQPETLWTGTMLLVAGVASVVRLLRWRGWRTWQEPLVLILHVGYGWVGLFLIALGASILGIGFSPENAVHLLTTGAMGTMTLAVMTRASLGHTGRVRHADRLTVVIYLLINIGALLRIFAPNSATPTPLTHTMLGLSALGWSGAYLLFAFHYGPYLVRPSLDE
- a CDS encoding GTPase domain-containing protein, whose translation is MTVKKSQIALSLISHTNIGKTTLARTLLRKDIGLVADRAHVTLENQKYTVLETDAGESLQLWDTPGFPNCQKILSRLQGAKNPIVRILTEVWDRFRDRPSWCAQQAVLNVQQEADIVLYLVNAAEEPSMAGYIAPELQLLEWIEKPVVVLLNQTGRPRDRDEQQRLEQPWKDYFARYGFVKGVHSLDAFSRCWVQEGMLFETIQSLLPSRDRSLMNRLFTAWQNANLAVFHASMEQWTMLVSHAARSRVMTGADGSPMDVQKQQAVDSLLKDLVNEVGVTTKAVIALHGLEGDAIGVIQARMEHVEVQRGSQGRGDATLSGTAIGGIGGALTSGAYAGLHLDAATGGVSMGLFTVAGAVVGGVLGFFGGEAWADRQAVRTPTPVTWSNEYLNVLVQDVIVRYLAIAHFGRGQGEYVMDPENPRFWVEKVNTLVSKHHTTLHEEWKRLRGQEPLSKTEEKPATLAALLTSITLELLWNTYPASKRFLNRLG